A genomic region of Methanosarcina thermophila TM-1 contains the following coding sequences:
- the mtbC gene encoding dimethylamine corrinoid protein MtbC codes for MSKEELLQELADAIISCKKDTVLAAVEKAKGELEPSEIIEKGLAAGMNEVGILFERGKLFLPHVMMAADAMTAGVEVLKDLMPEGTSGSKLGVIVNGTVEGDVHDIGKSIVSTMLQSAGFEVHDIGRDVPIRNFIEKAKEVNADMIGLSALMTTTLQGQKDVIELLKEEGLRDKIKVMVGGAPATQAWADKIGADCYAENASEAVAKAKELLA; via the coding sequence ATTAGCAAAGAAGAATTGCTTCAGGAACTTGCAGACGCTATAATCTCCTGTAAGAAAGATACAGTACTCGCTGCTGTTGAAAAAGCTAAAGGAGAACTGGAGCCTTCCGAAATAATTGAAAAAGGGCTCGCTGCAGGTATGAATGAAGTAGGTATCCTTTTTGAGAGAGGAAAACTTTTCCTTCCACACGTAATGATGGCTGCCGATGCAATGACTGCAGGAGTTGAAGTTCTTAAGGATCTTATGCCTGAAGGGACTTCCGGCTCAAAGCTCGGTGTTATTGTGAACGGTACCGTAGAAGGTGACGTTCATGATATTGGAAAATCAATCGTGTCCACAATGCTCCAGTCTGCTGGTTTTGAGGTGCATGATATCGGACGTGACGTTCCAATCAGGAATTTTATTGAGAAGGCAAAGGAAGTCAATGCTGATATGATTGGACTCTCAGCCCTTATGACCACAACCCTCCAGGGACAGAAGGACGTAATCGAGCTTCTCAAGGAAGAAGGGCTCAGGGACAAAATAAAAGTCATGGTCGGTGGTGCACCTGCAACCCAGGCATGGGCGGACAAGATTGGTGCAGACTGCTATGCTGAAAACGCAAGTGAGGCTGTCGCAAAGGCAAAAGAGCTGCTGGCTTAA
- the lysS gene encoding lysine--tRNA ligase codes for MADTIHWADVIAEDVLKKGDKHLVATGITPSGHIHIGNMREVVTADAVYRSLVDKGADANFIYIADNYDPLRKVYPFLPESYAEYVGKPISEIPCPCGNCANYAEHFLKPFLEALRRLGINPQVYRADEMYRAGKYTEAIKTSLVKRDAIAKILEEVSGKTVAPDWNPFNPRCNQCGRITTTKVTDFDLEAETVDYVCACGHSGTVPMAGGGKLTWRVDWPARWAVLGVTVEPFGKDHASKGGSYDTGKRIVKEIFGHEPPYPIVYEWIMLGKQGAMSSSTGVVVSISDMLEVVPPEVLRYLIIRTKPEKHIQFDPGQPLLTLVDEYERLRAQFRENNPSLGAFQSRVYELSRATGICQSEIPFKQMVTIYQVARGDFDQILKIVKRSGFSIEDKECIKELTKNVSKWLKLYAPPFAKFNVKEKVPVQAATLSELQKAFLSAFADLIETRGEISGEEYHMLIYSAKDEGSELNRLIAEKLNNPAPQVDPRELFKAIYISILGQNSGPKAGWFLSSFEKEFLVERFKEASTYSPEKQE; via the coding sequence ATGGCTGATACAATTCACTGGGCAGACGTTATAGCCGAAGACGTATTAAAAAAGGGTGACAAACACCTTGTTGCTACAGGCATCACTCCATCAGGGCACATTCACATAGGCAACATGAGAGAAGTCGTGACTGCCGATGCAGTTTATAGATCGCTTGTTGATAAAGGTGCAGATGCTAATTTCATTTATATTGCAGATAATTACGATCCCCTGCGCAAAGTTTATCCGTTCCTCCCCGAGAGTTATGCTGAATACGTGGGAAAACCAATATCTGAAATTCCCTGCCCCTGCGGGAACTGTGCAAATTATGCCGAGCATTTTTTGAAACCTTTCCTGGAAGCCCTCAGGCGCCTGGGAATCAATCCGCAGGTTTACAGGGCAGATGAAATGTACAGGGCGGGCAAATACACCGAAGCAATAAAAACTTCCCTGGTTAAAAGGGATGCTATTGCAAAAATCCTTGAGGAGGTCTCAGGGAAGACCGTAGCACCGGATTGGAATCCTTTCAACCCAAGATGCAACCAGTGTGGAAGGATTACAACAACAAAGGTTACGGATTTTGACCTTGAGGCTGAAACCGTGGATTATGTCTGTGCATGTGGGCATTCAGGTACTGTGCCAATGGCAGGAGGAGGAAAACTCACCTGGCGCGTAGACTGGCCTGCTCGCTGGGCGGTTTTAGGGGTAACAGTCGAACCTTTTGGGAAAGATCACGCTTCAAAGGGTGGTTCTTACGATACTGGAAAGAGGATAGTAAAAGAGATTTTCGGGCACGAACCTCCTTATCCTATTGTCTATGAGTGGATAATGCTTGGAAAGCAGGGGGCAATGTCCTCTTCTACTGGAGTTGTCGTCTCGATTTCGGATATGCTTGAAGTTGTGCCTCCTGAGGTTCTTCGCTATTTGATTATACGCACAAAACCTGAGAAACACATCCAGTTCGATCCTGGACAACCGCTCCTAACCCTTGTTGACGAATACGAAAGGCTCAGAGCACAGTTCAGGGAAAATAATCCTTCGCTTGGGGCTTTTCAAAGTCGAGTTTATGAGCTTTCCAGGGCAACAGGCATCTGCCAGTCTGAAATTCCTTTCAAGCAGATGGTGACAATCTATCAGGTAGCAAGAGGGGACTTTGATCAGATATTGAAAATTGTAAAACGTTCAGGCTTTTCAATTGAAGATAAAGAGTGTATAAAGGAACTTACAAAAAATGTATCTAAATGGCTTAAGCTCTATGCTCCACCTTTTGCCAAGTTTAATGTGAAAGAAAAGGTGCCTGTGCAGGCTGCAACCCTATCCGAACTCCAGAAAGCTTTCCTTTCAGCCTTTGCAGATCTTATAGAAACCAGAGGGGAAATTAGCGGTGAAGAATATCATATGCTGATCTATTCCGCAAAAGATGAGGGTTCAGAACTGAACAGGCTGATTGCAGAAAAGTTAAATAATCCTGCCCCGCAGGTGGACCCCAGGGAGCTTTTCAAAGCAATTTATATCTCAATACTTGGGCAAAACTCAGGTCCAAAAGCCGGGTGGTTCCTGTCTTCCTTTGAGAAGGAATTCCTGGTAGAGAGATTCAAAGAAGCCTCAACCTACAGCCCTGAAAAACAGGAATAA
- a CDS encoding nucleoside 2-deoxyribosyltransferase, with protein sequence MEDLDKIIISEKQSPKIFLSGSIRGGRQLLETYRFIFDTLEEAGAEVLTWHVADPELEKVEMRMTEEEIYARDMDLLARSDALIAEVTVPSTGVGYEICRALVRKIPVLCLYNPDAAVSAMVLGNPDPLLEARAYSDKISLKNLITEFIKNF encoded by the coding sequence ATGGAAGATCTGGATAAGATAATAATTTCCGAAAAACAAAGCCCGAAAATTTTTCTTTCTGGCTCTATCCGCGGAGGAAGGCAGCTGCTTGAGACATACAGGTTTATATTTGATACCCTTGAGGAAGCAGGGGCTGAAGTGCTCACCTGGCACGTTGCCGACCCTGAGCTGGAAAAAGTGGAGATGAGGATGACAGAAGAAGAGATTTATGCCAGAGATATGGATTTGCTTGCAAGAAGTGATGCTCTGATTGCAGAGGTTACTGTACCTTCTACCGGGGTGGGTTACGAAATCTGCAGGGCGCTTGTCCGTAAAATTCCTGTGCTCTGTCTCTATAATCCGGACGCAGCAGTTTCGGCAATGGTGCTCGGAAATCCAGATCCTTTGCTTGAGGCAAGGGCTTATTCAGATAAAATCTCACTCAAAAATCTTATTACTGAATTTATAAAGAATTTCTGA
- a CDS encoding class I SAM-dependent methyltransferase produces MHKSDAYSLSSSQVAPAKNHFFAWDREYAHLKWGGPAPVRNIQAYLLPGYRVLDAGSGGGRYLGELARHYDAIGIDISLTALKASRAQLARSGRFAEHLGADVSKLPLKAHAFDGILCYGVLQHLFKQERESAVREFHYILRKGGFVFFEAFGCEDMRCGGEPSNPYEERTFSRQSGIIYHYFTKEEVRALFGRFEVIELEEITKEKTFRGETYRRHLVRGIFRKP; encoded by the coding sequence ATGCATAAATCGGATGCTTACAGCCTCTCAAGTTCTCAGGTAGCACCTGCAAAAAATCACTTTTTTGCCTGGGACAGGGAATATGCCCACCTGAAATGGGGCGGGCCTGCACCTGTCCGGAATATACAGGCTTATCTTCTGCCCGGGTATAGGGTGCTTGATGCCGGATCAGGAGGTGGCAGATACCTTGGTGAACTTGCAAGGCATTACGACGCAATTGGAATTGATATTTCTTTAACTGCACTTAAAGCTTCCAGAGCTCAGCTTGCAAGGAGCGGCAGGTTTGCAGAACATCTCGGGGCAGATGTGTCAAAACTTCCTCTCAAAGCCCACGCTTTTGACGGGATTCTCTGTTATGGAGTGCTCCAGCATCTTTTCAAACAAGAAAGAGAATCTGCAGTCAGGGAGTTTCATTACATACTCAGGAAAGGTGGGTTTGTTTTTTTTGAAGCCTTCGGCTGTGAGGATATGCGCTGCGGGGGGGAACCTTCAAACCCTTATGAGGAAAGGACTTTTTCCCGACAAAGCGGTATAATTTATCATTATTTTACCAAAGAGGAAGTAAGGGCACTTTTCGGGAGATTTGAAGTCATCGAGCTGGAGGAGATAACAAAAGAAAAAACATTCAGAGGAGAAACTTATAGAAGGCATCTGGTGAGAGGAATCTTTCGGAAGCCCTGA
- a CDS encoding pro-sigmaK processing inhibitor BofA family protein, with product MVVEVIEILVLALAIVVAFLLYKVLKTATSLAINAVLGVLVLLAAKVLLGLNITITLVEVIICAIGGIFGALAIIVLNYLGIAFI from the coding sequence ATGGTGGTTGAAGTTATAGAAATTTTAGTACTGGCTCTGGCAATTGTAGTGGCCTTTCTCCTGTATAAAGTCCTGAAGACCGCAACTAGCCTTGCAATAAATGCAGTACTCGGGGTCTTAGTCCTGCTCGCAGCAAAAGTTTTACTTGGACTTAACATTACAATTACTTTGGTGGAAGTTATTATCTGTGCAATAGGTGGCATTTTCGGAGCGCTTGCCATAATTGTGTTAAACTATTTGGGAATAGCTTTCATATGA
- a CDS encoding cobalamin B12-binding domain-containing protein produces MASKEEILAKAKEAITEFDEEMAAEVAEEALAAGIDPVELIEEGYTAGMQEVGEKFEQGSLFLPHVIAAAEAMKAGIDVITPEMEKRKSETKNLGTVVIGTIEGDIHSIGKDIVASMLNIAGFKVVDLGRDVPIKTFVEKAKELKPQVVASSALMTTTMVNQIQIEEQLKEAGIRDQVKTMVGGAPVTQDWADKIGADIYGESANDAVAKVKAALKS; encoded by the coding sequence ATGGCAAGCAAAGAAGAGATTTTAGCAAAAGCAAAAGAAGCGATTACTGAGTTCGATGAGGAAATGGCGGCTGAAGTCGCAGAAGAAGCCCTTGCTGCAGGGATTGATCCTGTAGAACTTATTGAAGAAGGATATACTGCAGGCATGCAGGAAGTAGGAGAGAAGTTTGAACAGGGATCTCTTTTCCTGCCTCATGTGATTGCAGCCGCAGAGGCTATGAAAGCAGGAATAGATGTCATTACACCGGAAATGGAGAAGCGTAAATCCGAGACAAAGAACCTCGGAACTGTTGTTATAGGAACCATAGAAGGTGACATTCACTCCATTGGAAAGGACATCGTAGCCTCCATGCTCAACATCGCAGGTTTCAAAGTTGTGGATCTTGGAAGGGATGTTCCTATTAAAACCTTCGTCGAAAAAGCAAAGGAACTCAAACCCCAGGTTGTCGCATCCTCCGCTCTTATGACAACCACAATGGTCAACCAGATTCAGATTGAAGAACAGCTGAAGGAAGCAGGCATCCGCGATCAGGTTAAAACCATGGTCGGAGGCGCTCCTGTAACCCAGGACTGGGCAGACAAGATCGGCGCAGACATCTATGGTGAGAGCGCTAACGATGCAGTCGCTAAGGTAAAAGCAGCCCTGAAAAGCTGA
- a CDS encoding MazG nucleotide pyrophosphohydrolase domain-containing protein has protein sequence MEISEFQKIMYELYAHNDRRRGGKATMLWLVEEVGELAEAIRREEPEKIEEELADCFAWIGALANLYGVDLEEAFLKKYPGICPTCKQKPCICTD, from the coding sequence ATGGAAATCTCAGAATTCCAGAAAATAATGTACGAGCTCTATGCACATAACGACAGGAGAAGGGGAGGTAAGGCTACAATGCTCTGGCTTGTTGAGGAAGTTGGAGAACTTGCCGAAGCCATCCGCAGAGAAGAGCCAGAAAAAATAGAGGAAGAACTTGCAGACTGCTTCGCCTGGATAGGAGCGCTTGCCAATCTCTACGGCGTGGACCTCGAAGAAGCTTTCCTTAAAAAGTACCCTGGTATATGCCCTACCTGCAAACAGAAACCTTGCATTTGTACGGATTGA
- the hisF gene encoding imidazole glycerol phosphate synthase subunit HisF: protein MLTKRIIPCLDVTLDRAGGCVVKGIEFVNLKEAGDPVELAKRYNEEGADELVFLDITASAHGRETMIDVIERTADEVFIPLTIGGGINSIDAIRQILRAGADKVSINTAAVKNPDFIKEASDIFGAQCIVTAIDCRRNLDVENNPDKTILELEDGTPAWYEVVIYGGREATGIDAVEWARKAEELGSGEILLTSMDRDGTCAGYDLPITRKLSEELDIPIIASGGVGNPQHIYEGFSIGKADAALAASIFHFREYSIREVKEYLKERGILVRL from the coding sequence ATGCTCACCAAAAGAATAATACCATGCCTTGATGTGACTCTTGACAGAGCAGGCGGCTGCGTTGTTAAGGGCATTGAATTCGTAAATCTGAAAGAAGCAGGAGACCCTGTAGAACTCGCCAAGCGCTACAATGAAGAGGGCGCAGATGAACTTGTTTTTCTGGATATTACAGCTTCTGCTCACGGCAGAGAAACCATGATCGATGTGATTGAAAGAACTGCAGATGAAGTTTTTATTCCTCTTACAATTGGAGGGGGAATAAACTCCATAGACGCAATTCGTCAAATTCTCAGAGCTGGAGCAGATAAAGTATCAATTAACACCGCTGCGGTCAAAAATCCTGATTTCATCAAAGAGGCTTCGGATATATTTGGAGCCCAGTGCATTGTTACTGCGATTGATTGCAGGAGAAATCTCGATGTAGAAAATAATCCGGATAAAACTATCCTGGAACTTGAGGACGGAACCCCTGCCTGGTATGAAGTAGTAATCTACGGAGGCAGGGAAGCTACAGGAATCGATGCCGTGGAGTGGGCAAGAAAGGCAGAAGAACTGGGTTCAGGGGAAATCTTGCTTACAAGTATGGACAGGGACGGAACATGTGCCGGTTATGACCTGCCAATTACAAGAAAACTCTCAGAAGAGCTGGATATCCCTATTATAGCTTCAGGAGGAGTCGGAAACCCTCAGCACATCTATGAGGGATTCTCAATCGGAAAAGCCGATGCCGCCCTTGCAGCAAGCATTTTCCACTTCAGGGAATACTCAATTAGGGAAGTTAAAGAATATCTTAAGGAACGGGGAATCCTTGTCAGACTTTAA
- a CDS encoding DMT family transporter yields the protein MDLKTLKKQENKRKISKGYMWALFCAVFWGLWYLPGTVVWVLNPFDEMYAAIAKASGDGMSLVVTAVLITAFNALTVMLALMVWNGVLGKYGELGRTLREFHPCSKWFFLASIFGGPIAILGSFIAMGFIGGAFAAVAGLLYPVIGSILAYYWYGEKISKRAIIGIGIIVLGGISIYGGGVLTELSSGNIPWIGYLGGLMAAAGWGIEGAIAGKGLDIAEPDAGLTLRFLGENIIWWVIIVPILAILGFPMYSFAFQVFEPLTLLVLVFAGITFGFCYVTWYKSFPLIGVGRGQGIGNLYGFCAVIFIFLFFGDMPEWTIILGGLLCIIGSFIMFTEDTSALETLRGE from the coding sequence GTGGATTTAAAAACTTTAAAAAAACAGGAAAATAAAAGAAAAATCAGTAAAGGGTATATGTGGGCCCTTTTTTGTGCTGTTTTCTGGGGTCTCTGGTATCTGCCAGGAACTGTTGTCTGGGTACTCAACCCGTTCGATGAGATGTATGCCGCCATTGCCAAAGCAAGTGGAGACGGCATGTCCCTTGTTGTTACTGCTGTTCTGATCACTGCCTTCAATGCACTCACTGTTATGCTTGCGCTTATGGTCTGGAATGGAGTGCTTGGAAAGTACGGGGAACTGGGCAGGACTCTTAGGGAATTCCACCCCTGCTCCAAATGGTTCTTCCTTGCCTCGATCTTCGGTGGCCCGATAGCAATTCTCGGTTCTTTTATTGCTATGGGCTTTATAGGAGGAGCATTTGCAGCCGTTGCTGGCCTTCTTTATCCTGTTATAGGTTCGATTCTTGCCTATTACTGGTACGGAGAAAAAATCTCAAAGAGAGCAATAATCGGCATTGGAATCATTGTCCTTGGAGGTATTTCTATTTACGGCGGTGGAGTTCTGACAGAACTTTCTTCAGGTAACATCCCCTGGATAGGATATCTCGGAGGTTTGATGGCTGCTGCCGGCTGGGGCATTGAAGGTGCAATTGCAGGTAAAGGACTTGACATCGCAGAGCCGGATGCTGGGCTCACCCTTCGTTTCCTTGGAGAAAACATAATCTGGTGGGTTATTATCGTGCCGATTCTGGCAATCCTTGGCTTCCCGATGTACTCATTTGCATTCCAGGTTTTCGAGCCTTTAACTCTGCTGGTCCTAGTCTTCGCAGGTATCACATTTGGTTTCTGTTATGTTACCTGGTACAAGTCTTTCCCGCTTATAGGAGTTGGAAGAGGTCAGGGCATTGGAAACCTGTACGGGTTCTGCGCTGTTATATTCATATTCCTCTTCTTCGGAGACATGCCAGAGTGGACTATTATTTTAGGCGGTTTGCTCTGTATCATAGGGAGTTTCATCATGTTTACTGAAGATACAAGTGCACTTGAAACCCTGAGAGGTGAGTGA
- a CDS encoding DUF3656 domain-containing U32 family peptidase: MKPKKPELLAPAGGMEAFVAAVENGADAVYIGARAFSARGYASNFSEKELEEAIDYAHLRGVKVYVTVNTLLKEGEVEDALKLLSYLREIGTDAVIVQDLGLISLARKYLPDLPLHASTQMTLHNSEGIEFVKKLGIERTVLSRESSLEEIKRIKEKTGAEIEVFIHGALCISYSGQCLLSSLIGGRSGNRGFCAQPCRKKYRLYCEGKPIKTTGSYLLSPKDLNTTSGLGALIEAGIESFKIEGRMKRPEYVAGVVRIYRRLIDRYIENPAKYFVSEEEQETLTQLFNRGFTQGYFFESPRWELMSRENPHNRGVPAGTVTGYNRRTNRIRVKLSRPLRLGDGIMVENAETKPEDKGKIIFSMYSGKNLVYSAGTGDIVEIPFDSRVPAGSTVYRTHEKKLMDSLKKESESGNLRPKIPVFIKADIAPGKPVRFEVKDRDSNTVTIESEYMVEKAEKQPTSKDRIEKQLSKLGNTPFEVSELHVSVEGDVFIPIGQLNELRTKAIEQLENLRISRWKRKPIDTLQFFESEEKADLDTGKPVKENTPTLPMLSVSVYSFEGLKAALAGGADQVYFGEGLFRKPETAGREESSAQELDAVFENAVSEAQNAGKKIYLITPKIVKDSEMRSVERTLSRVRELGADGVVVSNLGTLNLAKAEKIPFIADSPLNIFNSHTLALILQEGAKMAVISPELTLEELKNVVSYGPAECIVHGRLELMESEHCLTGGLLGGDKGLCSAPCRSGKFALIDEKNYEFPLLMDYECRMHLLNSRSLCMLEYIPEILESRVSSLRIETLGMENPDEIRRVTRAYRNEIDAYIDTGKHGKENCEKLGQGFTTGHYFRGVQ, from the coding sequence ATGAAGCCTAAAAAACCGGAACTGCTTGCCCCGGCAGGTGGCATGGAAGCTTTTGTTGCAGCCGTAGAAAACGGGGCGGATGCTGTGTACATTGGAGCCAGGGCTTTCAGTGCCCGGGGGTATGCCTCGAATTTCTCAGAGAAAGAACTTGAAGAGGCTATTGACTATGCTCATCTCAGAGGCGTGAAAGTCTACGTAACCGTAAACACGCTGCTTAAGGAAGGAGAGGTGGAAGATGCCCTTAAACTGCTTTCTTACTTGAGAGAAATAGGAACAGACGCGGTCATAGTCCAGGATCTCGGACTAATCTCACTTGCAAGAAAATATCTCCCTGACCTTCCGCTGCATGCGAGCACACAAATGACCCTTCACAACAGCGAAGGGATCGAGTTTGTGAAAAAACTGGGTATAGAAAGGACTGTACTCTCACGAGAGTCTTCACTTGAAGAGATAAAACGGATAAAAGAGAAAACCGGGGCTGAAATTGAAGTTTTCATACATGGAGCTCTCTGCATTTCCTATTCCGGCCAGTGTCTTCTTAGCAGCCTTATTGGGGGAAGGAGCGGAAATCGAGGATTCTGTGCCCAACCCTGCCGCAAAAAGTACAGGCTTTACTGTGAAGGAAAACCGATCAAAACAACAGGCAGCTATCTCCTGAGCCCGAAAGACCTTAACACGACCTCAGGCCTGGGAGCCCTTATAGAAGCCGGGATCGAGTCCTTCAAAATTGAAGGGCGCATGAAAAGACCGGAATATGTAGCAGGCGTTGTCAGGATTTACCGCCGCCTGATTGACAGGTACATTGAAAATCCTGCAAAGTATTTTGTTTCCGAAGAAGAACAGGAAACACTCACCCAGCTTTTTAACAGAGGTTTTACTCAAGGTTACTTTTTTGAAAGTCCACGCTGGGAGCTCATGAGCCGGGAAAATCCGCACAACCGTGGAGTTCCTGCAGGTACGGTTACAGGATATAACAGGCGTACAAACCGTATTCGTGTAAAACTCTCGCGGCCTCTTCGTCTGGGAGACGGAATAATGGTTGAAAACGCTGAAACAAAGCCCGAAGATAAAGGAAAAATCATATTTTCGATGTACTCTGGAAAGAACCTGGTATACAGTGCAGGAACTGGAGATATAGTAGAGATTCCCTTCGATTCAAGGGTTCCGGCAGGAAGCACAGTATACAGGACACATGAAAAAAAGCTTATGGACTCCCTCAAAAAAGAAAGTGAATCCGGGAACCTTAGACCTAAAATCCCTGTATTCATCAAGGCTGACATTGCACCTGGAAAGCCTGTGAGATTTGAGGTAAAAGACAGAGATTCAAACACAGTAACAATTGAATCTGAGTATATGGTTGAGAAGGCTGAAAAGCAGCCTACTTCAAAGGATCGGATAGAAAAGCAGCTCTCAAAACTCGGAAACACGCCTTTTGAGGTTTCTGAACTTCATGTCTCTGTGGAAGGGGACGTTTTTATTCCAATCGGGCAGTTAAACGAACTGAGGACAAAGGCAATAGAGCAACTTGAAAACCTGCGGATCTCCAGATGGAAACGAAAACCTATCGATACTCTGCAATTCTTTGAATCTGAGGAAAAAGCAGACCTGGATACGGGAAAACCTGTGAAAGAAAATACTCCAACGCTTCCTATGCTCTCGGTTTCCGTATATTCCTTTGAAGGACTTAAAGCGGCGCTTGCGGGGGGAGCTGATCAGGTATATTTCGGAGAAGGGCTCTTCAGAAAGCCAGAAACTGCAGGGAGAGAAGAAAGCTCTGCACAGGAACTTGACGCTGTTTTTGAAAATGCGGTTTCAGAGGCGCAAAATGCAGGCAAGAAAATTTATCTCATTACCCCAAAAATTGTGAAAGACTCCGAAATGAGATCTGTCGAAAGAACCCTCTCCCGCGTAAGAGAACTGGGGGCTGATGGAGTTGTTGTTTCAAATCTTGGCACTCTGAACCTTGCAAAAGCTGAAAAAATCCCTTTTATTGCAGATAGTCCACTTAATATCTTTAACAGTCACACTCTTGCCCTTATACTGCAGGAAGGAGCCAAAATGGCTGTAATTTCACCCGAACTCACCCTTGAAGAGTTAAAAAATGTTGTTTCTTATGGACCTGCAGAGTGTATTGTTCACGGCCGTCTTGAACTCATGGAATCGGAGCACTGCCTTACAGGCGGGCTTCTAGGGGGCGACAAAGGTTTGTGCAGTGCTCCATGCAGGTCGGGAAAATTTGCACTAATAGACGAGAAAAATTACGAGTTTCCTCTGCTTATGGACTATGAATGCAGAATGCACCTCCTTAACTCAAGATCACTCTGCATGCTCGAATATATTCCTGAAATCCTTGAAAGCAGAGTTTCAAGTCTCAGGATCGAAACTCTGGGAATGGAGAATCCTGACGAAATAAGAAGAGTAACTCGCGCTTACAGAAATGAAATTGATGCATATATTGATACCGGGAAGCATGGAAAGGAAAACTGCGAAAAGCTTGGACAGGGCTTTACTACAGGACACTATTTTAGAGGTGTGCAGTAA
- a CDS encoding PepSY domain-containing protein, which translates to MKRTLFTILIVSLLAISVVGCTSTENATSVPANEAASPANSVPSPADENTTGTNIITMEEAKEIALTHAGLTEADVTFIKTELGIDDGRQEYEIEFYSGNREYDYEIDASTGKILSYDSDVENYSISGNRQLSQNNTYIGEEKARSIALARVPGATESNIRLHLDTEDGVAVYEGSIVYNNVEYEFEINASTGEIVKWSSESVFDD; encoded by the coding sequence ATGAAGAGAACACTATTCACAATATTAATAGTTAGTTTATTAGCAATTAGTGTTGTTGGCTGTACATCTACGGAGAACGCGACATCGGTACCTGCTAATGAAGCAGCATCCCCTGCAAATTCTGTACCCTCTCCCGCAGATGAAAATACTACCGGCACGAATATTATCACTATGGAAGAAGCAAAGGAAATAGCTCTTACTCATGCCGGACTTACAGAAGCTGATGTTACTTTTATTAAAACAGAGCTTGGCATTGACGATGGTAGACAGGAGTATGAAATCGAGTTTTATAGCGGTAATAGGGAGTATGATTATGAAATTGATGCGTCTACCGGAAAAATTTTAAGTTATGACTCTGATGTGGAAAACTATTCAATATCAGGAAATAGGCAATTAAGCCAGAATAACACGTATATTGGTGAAGAAAAAGCCAGATCCATTGCACTTGCAAGGGTTCCAGGAGCAACGGAATCCAATATTCGGCTTCATCTGGATACAGAAGATGGAGTAGCTGTATATGAAGGATCTATTGTTTATAACAATGTGGAGTATGAATTTGAAATCAATGCATCTACTGGAGAAATTGTAAAATGGAGCTCTGAATCTGTTTTTGACGACTGA